Part of the Caulifigura coniformis genome, TTGGCATTGGCGAGGACGTCGCCCGTTTCAATCGGACGTTCGATCAGGTCATCCAGCATGACTTCGTGCGACGTGCAGAGCATCACGCAGGCCACGTCCTGGTGGTTGTAGGCGTGGGCGGCGACCTTTTCCGCCTGCTCGCGGAACTGGGCGCGGAAGAGGTCACGCGCCACCCAGTCGGACTCCTTGCGGAGCAGCTGGTGGTAGATGTACTCGAAAGTCTCGAACTGGAACGAATCGCTCGCGCGCTCGACCGGTTCGACGCCATCGATGATGCAGCGTCGCACTCCGTGGACGAAGTTGCCGTAGAAAAAGCGGATCGTCTGGTCGAGACGACGGTTCAGATCCGCCTGCCATTCGCGCTGCTGATCCTCATTGAGGTCCTGCAGGCTCACGCGTCGGCCGACGTTCTTGAAGAGGTGGCAGACATCGCGGCGGGCGCGGGCTTTGTTCCAGAGGAAGTCGGCCGGCGGGCCGCCGTCGTCATCGAAAGTCGTCAGCTTCCACTGACACAGACGCTCGGCATATTCCTCGTGGCTCTGGCTATCGCCGCGGGAGGTCATGTCGAAAAAGATGCCCCGCTCCCCCTCCTGGGCGCGGCCATGATTGAGAAACTGAACACCGAGCTGGGTCTTGCCGATCCCCGTGGCCCCGAGGATGACCGTGAGCGTGCCGGGAAGCAGGCCGCCTCCCAGACGGGAATCGAGTTCGGGGATGCCGGTTTGGATGCGTTTTGCAGCAGACATGGAGAGGACTGAGCGATGGAACGGAAACGAACAGGATGACGTTGAAGTCTGAAGATGAAGGTTTGGGACAACGGGTGGACACGCTGACCACCGGAGAAGATCGGAGAGATCATTTCGCCAACGAGGCGCTGACGATTTCTTCATCGTTGCGGAGATAGATGGATCGATTGGCGAAGGCCGGGTGGGACCACACGATCTTGCGCTGCTGGGCGCTGCCGGTTGGTTCGATCAGGTGCGCCCGGCTCAGCTCGTGGTAACCGTCACGGTCGAGCCTGGCGACGATCAGGTCCCCCTTTTCATTGGGAATGAAAAAGCGATCGTCGTGCTTCACGAGGAACGCGTTGGCCCAGCGATCGGATTTGCCGCCGGTTGCGTCGTAGGTCATCCAGAGGCGGTCGCCGTTGGCCGCGTCCAGACACCGGAGCTCGCCGTAGCTGTCGATCCCGAAGATCAGGCCGCCATCGAACCAGGGAGTGGGCATGATCGAGTGCAAGGCATCGGTGTTGCGCTCGCTGCGCCCCTTACGTTTCCAGATTTCCGAGACGGAACCGCCGTCCGCCGACAGCTGCAGCATCCGCGAACCGTTGTAGAAGGTCGTCAGAAAGATGCGGTTGCCGACGACTCGGGGCATCGGGACGGTGAGGCCGTTCTGAATCTCCCACTCGTAGAACCAGATCGACTTGCCGGTTTCCGGGTCGAGAGCATGCAGTCCTTCGGGATAGAACGCGAGCAGGATCTCACGTTCGCCGTGCTCGATGATCATGGGCGGACAGTAACCCGGCGCATGGTCGGTCAGGGAATCTCCCGCCCGCCAGAGTTCCTTGCCGGTCCCCTTGTCGAACGCAACGACGGCGGTTCCCTCCCCTCCGACGAGGCAGATCAGCTTGTCCCCATGAACGAGTGGATGAGCGGCGAAGCCCCACACGGGCGAACGCTTCCGTTCAAAGTCCTTGAGCAGTTGCTTCGACCAGACGATCTCTCCGGTCGCCACCCGGAAGCAGAACAGGTGGCCCTCTGAGCCCAGCGTGTAAACGCGGTCGCCGTCGACGGTCGGAGTGCAGCGGGGACCGGCGGGGTAGCTGACGGTGTAGGGACAGTCGTACTCGTGTTTCCAGATCTCGCGACCGTCCTTCTCATCAAGGCAGAGAACGCGCTCGGTCGCCGGAATGGCCCCGCGTTCGAACGGGTTCGAAGGATCGGACGCCCCTTGTTTCAACTGCCGATCCGTGACGAAGACACGCCCCTGCGCCACAGCGGGACCTGCATATCCTCCGCCGATCTTCACTCGCCAGCGAATCGGAGGGCCCCCTTCCGGAAACCTGTCGACAATCCCGGATTCACGCCAGACGGCGTCGCGTTTTGGCCCTGACCACTGGGGCCAGTCGTCGGCCAGCGCCGCGACGGGCACGAGGCCGGCAGTCATGGCCAGAAACAGAGCCAGCGAATTTGTGCGCATCAGGCCACCTGACCGGAGTTGTTGTGAAGGCGATGCAGGATTGCATCACACGCCGCGTCGTTCTGTCCATGCCGGCAAGGGGGCGCTGAGGGGAATCTACGCGACCCGCCGAGGATGGCCGGATCCCCCGAAGCCAGGCCGACTCTCTCAACGCCCCGGCACGTCATGAGTCCTCCGAAGTCTCGATGACCGCGACGATGTCCCCCGGGTTCACCACTTCGTCGACGCTGACGCGTTGCGCTCGCAGGATGCCGGACCAGGGTGAATTCACGACAAAGAGCACGCTGGTGGCGACCACCTCGAGGATCCGGTCGCCGGCGAGGATTTCAGAATCACGATCAACGAGCCACTGCACGACGCGAATGGGATGCGGGCCGGCGCCAAGTTCCGGGAGTAGGATTTCGCGGTCAGGAGACATGGTGGGAGTGTAGAAGGTGGTTGGACTCGATGTGGGCCTGGAAAGAGACTGAGAATGGTTGCCGATCGCCGATTTCCGGCGTGAGTGACTCCCCCGCAGTTCGCCAGGGCGAGTCACCTTTTCACAACAGGTCGTCTCTCGTCACCGCAGGGCATTTTGCGGCAACGACGCAAGCCAACGACGTACTGGCCCATCCTGAAAACGTGACCAGCCGTGCGCGCATCTCTCAGGCACGGGCGGGGATTGGGAACAGTGCGGAGGTGTTTGACACCGAGGGGGGCAAGGAGGGCGCGTTGTGTGGGTGGTACTGTACTCCTCGCCCTCTTTCTTCCCCCTGAAGTCTTGCGGAGGGATCGGGAGAGCGTGGGTGGTGCGGACAGGGATCCGGCCGGGCCGGGGTGTGTGACGACAGGTTGACGGTGGTTGTGTTCATGAGGTCCTCCATCATGACGGGGGCGGTGGCTCGGTACTCGGTGCTCGGAAGTGCATTGGCGGGTGGGGATTGGGGCGGGGCGAGTCACTTTTTCACAGTCGGTCGTCTCTCGTCACCGCAAGTCATTTTGCGGCAATGACGAAAGCCAACAACGAATTGGCCCATCTTGAAGAAGTGACCAGCCCAGCGCAGTCCGTTTGAAGACTGATCTCCGACCAGATCATCGGTTACAACTCCAGTTTCCGGTTCCCGCTTCCCTGTCCTGCGCCAATGTCCCTGTTCACGGCCGAACTGTTCGTCGAAACGGAGTCGAGCGGTTGCCGGATCGATACGTTCCTCGAACGTCATTTTCGGAATTACACCGCCTGGCGGCTGCAGCGCATCGTCCGGGGCGGTGGCGTGACGATCAATTTCGGACGCGCGGAAGAAACCGACCGCGTCTTCTACGGACAGCGGGTCCATGTCACGTTGCTCGAGCCGCCCGACAAGTTGCTCCGGTCGTCGCCCGAAGAACTTTCGATCGTCTACGAAGATGACTGGCTGCTCGTCGTCGACAAAGCGGCCGGAATGATCGCCCATCCCGCCGGGGAATATCCGACCGGCTCGCTCGCGAACGCCGTCCAGCACCGACTGGACCAGAAGGTGGGGCAAAAAGGGATCGCGCGTCCGGGGATCGTGCACCGGATCGACCGGCAGACGAGCGGCCTGATGGCCATCGCACTGAGCTACACCGCTCACCGCAACCTGGCCGCGACGTTCGAGGCTTCCCGCGTGTCGAAAACTTACGTGGCGCTCGTGGAAGGCGTGATCAAGCGGGACGCCGGCGTGATCGATGCTCCGATCGGCCGGACACCGACGGGGCGTCAGGTGCTCATGACGTGCCGGGCGGACGGCCTCGACCGACGGCCTTCAAAGACGCACTACAAGGTGATTGAACGATTCACGAACCACACATTCGTGGTGGCCCGGCCGGTCACCGGGCGAAACCATCAGATCCGGGTCCACTTCGCCCACCTGGGGCATCCGCTGATCGGGGACGAGTTCTACGAAGCCCATGG contains:
- a CDS encoding RAD55 family ATPase; translation: MSAAKRIQTGIPELDSRLGGGLLPGTLTVILGATGIGKTQLGVQFLNHGRAQEGERGIFFDMTSRGDSQSHEEYAERLCQWKLTTFDDDGGPPADFLWNKARARRDVCHLFKNVGRRVSLQDLNEDQQREWQADLNRRLDQTIRFFYGNFVHGVRRCIIDGVEPVERASDSFQFETFEYIYHQLLRKESDWVARDLFRAQFREQAEKVAAHAYNHQDVACVMLCTSHEVMLDDLIERPIETGDVLANANTIILMGKTRDGSRTGRALYVAKHRGSACEESIWPYRIDGERGLVAVS
- a CDS encoding PQQ-binding-like beta-propeller repeat protein, whose amino-acid sequence is MRTNSLALFLAMTAGLVPVAALADDWPQWSGPKRDAVWRESGIVDRFPEGGPPIRWRVKIGGGYAGPAVAQGRVFVTDRQLKQGASDPSNPFERGAIPATERVLCLDEKDGREIWKHEYDCPYTVSYPAGPRCTPTVDGDRVYTLGSEGHLFCFRVATGEIVWSKQLLKDFERKRSPVWGFAAHPLVHGDKLICLVGGEGTAVVAFDKGTGKELWRAGDSLTDHAPGYCPPMIIEHGEREILLAFYPEGLHALDPETGKSIWFYEWEIQNGLTVPMPRVVGNRIFLTTFYNGSRMLQLSADGGSVSEIWKRKGRSERNTDALHSIMPTPWFDGGLIFGIDSYGELRCLDAANGDRLWMTYDATGGKSDRWANAFLVKHDDRFFIPNEKGDLIVARLDRDGYHELSRAHLIEPTGSAQQRKIVWSHPAFANRSIYLRNDEEIVSASLAK
- a CDS encoding biotin/lipoyl-containing protein, giving the protein MSPDREILLPELGAGPHPIRVVQWLVDRDSEILAGDRILEVVATSVLFVVNSPWSGILRAQRVSVDEVVNPGDIVAVIETSEDS
- a CDS encoding RluA family pseudouridine synthase, whose amino-acid sequence is MSLFTAELFVETESSGCRIDTFLERHFRNYTAWRLQRIVRGGGVTINFGRAEETDRVFYGQRVHVTLLEPPDKLLRSSPEELSIVYEDDWLLVVDKAAGMIAHPAGEYPTGSLANAVQHRLDQKVGQKGIARPGIVHRIDRQTSGLMAIALSYTAHRNLAATFEASRVSKTYVALVEGVIKRDAGVIDAPIGRTPTGRQVLMTCRADGLDRRPSKTHYKVIERFTNHTFVVARPVTGRNHQIRVHFAHLGHPLIGDEFYEAHGVIKPLVLDDPNADPDEIDEGVETGLPIRRHALHATQLAFAHPITGTWMEFQAPLPRDFRETIDELRSRGGHSRDLDVAANSTGGTSPVPGG